One Leishmania major strain Friedlin complete genome, chromosome 29 DNA segment encodes these proteins:
- a CDS encoding putative A-1 protein (previous protein_id=AAZ09549.1), giving the protein MDAARKRHRGNASEAAAKGDDDDSAAIPRREARHHAHGSKSAIPFTSTPEEACEDDSDYAVLVKRSTALLAKLGQRSVLDNCATQETSSTQKEATQPMTLPCRFENHKLSLYGVSCSAGSLVLPFATAEGIQPTELAHRFTKCTQTESSTTLEARKKLLATELSELYTLLHVFFS; this is encoded by the coding sequence ATGGACGCCGCCAGGAAACGTCACAGAGGGAACGCGTCAGAAGCGGCAGCCAAAGGCGATGACGATGACTCGGCCGCGATCCCCAGACGTGAGGCACGGCACcacgcgcacggcagcaAAAGCGCCATCCCTTTCACATCTACCCCAGAGGAAGCGTGTGAGGATGACAGCGACTACGCTGTCCTGGTGAAACGgagcacggcgctgctggcaaAGCTCGGCCAGCGCAGTGTACTCGACAACTGCGCGACCCAAGAAACCAGCAGCACGCAAAAGGAGGCGACACAACCAATGACACTTCCATGTAGGTTCGAGAATCACAAGCTCAGCTTGTACGGTGTTTCTTGCTCTGCCGGCTCTCTTGTTTTACCCTTTGCCACAGCTGAGGGCATACAGCCCACAGAGCTAGCTCATCGCTTTACCAAGTGTACGCAAACGGAGTCATCAACCACTCTAGAAGCCCGCAAGAAGCTGCTAGCTACGGAGCTGAGTGAGCTCTACACGCTGTTGCATGTCTTTTTCTCGTGA
- a CDS encoding ABC transporter-like protein (previous protein_id=AAZ09548.1), with protein sequence MIFESTPLVGNPTAKSYPSADGRLYGRSFNADDYDAEVQGQRMRQYYHSVFRSDGIDVAVRNVAVVQQPWLQHFNPNGRRGRICCQAVSAHFRRGRLHVVADVDGIAAASLMTVIAGRGTQASGDIWVGDATVDAQTRLRLIAYVGAESLFVPLLSVKDNLWFVVHLHCKEQRSWTRELVLAAANFVGLDLGKKVADLSQSEKFRLQVALELVLDSPVLFFSYPFDAMGLVEQNECTQLLSRLCVDVMKTVVLSTRSMPMPLHSAADTLLLFGAGGVVLFSGKCQDAISYFNSLRIPRHIPQPLWKGVLSHDADAQAAEEDLRTFHAPSLPPSDSSPFSQRGMNAPGSRLYSVICTPPRLSSRVFLMDDLNGTPPPPPLYCRAAERGSASTSAVVEVATSGDLMDLAVEWAESESQTMFYAAKYYDSRVHVALLSSLDPANAGSAATTHTPPPPPRALPHGVWRFGVLLRYTLKQILADAELLLGVAFLSIGLIVLTVAVHSQPENQGGMYNIRGLIFIAFVLVLFSNLAAIESMRDQLRVALGHRKRKLYGSLSFIVCLCVRVVLIRSVYLALFLPFVLFVLRSSYSLAILVGLVTCTHAAFQYLISLLPSRRWVMWVSYAYFGYSIIFSGFLLNLRTLPPLLGVLSILRWGYGAVIYTWLHGKSFQCDGAGNTSYCYTGDDYLAVEGLENESVASSALILAVSGASMMALLLFLWSLRSV encoded by the coding sequence ATGATTTTCGAAAGCACGCCTTTAGTGGGCAACCCTACCGCGAAATCCTACCCATCTGCCGACGGGCGATTGTATGGGCGAAGCTTTAACGCCGATGACTATGACGCCGAAGTGCAAGGGCAGCGCATGAGGCAGTACTATCACTCTGTGTTTCGCTCTGATGGCATTGACGTGGCTGTGCGTAACGtcgctgtggtgcagcaaCCCTGGCTGCAGCACTTCAATCCCAATGGGCGTCGCGGCCGTATTTGCTGCCAGGCTGTGTCCGCCCACTTCAGGCGAGGAAGGCTGCACGTGGTGGCCGATGTGGACGGTAttgctgcggcgtcgctgaTGACGGTAATAGCAGGGCGAGGCACACAGGCGTCAGGGGATATCTGGGTCGGTGATGCGACTGTCGACGCGCAAACTCGACTGCGCCTCATTGCCTACGTGGGAGCCGAGTCCCTCTTCGTCCCTCTCCTGTCAGTGAAGGACAATTTGTGGTTTGTAGTGCATCTTCACTGCAAGGAGCAGCGCAGTTGGACGCGAGAGCTGGTGCTAGCCGCCGCCAACTTCGTCGGTCTCGATCTCGGCAAGAAAGTTGCAGACCTCTCACAGTCGGAGAAGTTCCGCTTGCAGGTGGCGCTTGAGCTCGTGCTGGACTCACCGGTGCTTTTCTTTTCATACCCGTTTGACGCCATGGGTCTGGTAGAGCAAAACGAGTGCACCCAGCTTCTCTCCCGACTCTGCGTAGACGTGATGAAAACGGTGGTGCTGAGTACGCGATCGATGCCCATGCCCCtgcacagcgctgccgaCACACTCCTCCTATTTGGCGCGGGGGGAGTGGTGCTGTTCTCCGGGAAGTGCCAAGACGCCATATCATACTTCAACTCCCTTCGCATACCGAGGCACATACCGCAGCCGCTTTGGAAAGGAGTGCTAAGTCATGACGCGGACGCACAAGCTGCCGAGGAGGATCTGAGGACTTTCCACGCGCCCTCGCTCCCCCCTTCCGATTCCAGCCCCTTTTCACAAAGGGGTATGAATGCGCCAGGGAGTCGCTTGTACTCAGTCATatgcacgccgccgcgactTTCGTCGCGCGTTTTTCTGATGGATGACCTGAAtggcacgccgccgccgccgccgctctaCTGCCGTGCGGCTGAAAGGGGCAGTGCGTCAACCAGCGCCGTTGTGGAAGTGGCGACCAGCGGAGACCTGATGGACTTGGCGGTGGAGTGGGCCGAGAGTGAGTCGCAGACCATGTTCTACGCCGCTAAGTACTACGACTCACGTGTGCATGTGGCTCTCCTTTCGTCGCTGGACCCTGCCAACGCTGGAAGTGCTGCCACAACGCACAccccgcctcccccaccccgtGCACTACCACATGGCGTCTGGCGTTTTGGTGTGCTGCTCAGGTACACGCTAAAGCAGATTCTGGCGGATGCTGAGCTGCTGTTGGGCGTTGCGTTCCTTTCCATCGGGCTGATCGTTCTCACTGTCGCAGTGCACTCGCAGCCAGAGAATCAAGGCGGCATGTACAACATCCGCGGGCTCATCTTTATAGCATTTGTGCTTGTCCTTTTTTCAAACCTTGCCGCGATCGAGAGCATGCGTGATCAACTCCGCGTTGCTCTCGGCCACCGGAAGCGAAAGCTGTACGGGTCTCTGAGCTTTATCGTGTGTCTCTGCGTCCGCGTTGTGCTCATCCGTAGCGTCTACTTGGCCCTCTTCCTGCCATTTGTACTATTTGTCTTGCGCTCGTCTTACTCGCTGGCCATATTGGTTGGCCTCGTCACCTGCACTCACGCTGCGTTTCAGTATTTGATTAGTCTGCTTCCCTCGCGGCGGTGGGTGATGTGGGTCTCATACGCGTACTTTGGGTACAGCATCATTTTCTCAGGGTTTCTTCTGAACCTGCGCACACTTCCGCCCCTTCTCGGCGTTCTCAGCATCCTGCGGTGGGGATACGGTGCCGTGATCTATACTTGGCTGCATGGTAAATCATTCCAGTGCGATGGGGCCGGGAACACCTCCTACTGCTACACCGGCGACGACTATCTTGCCGTGGAGGGGCTGGAAAATGAGTCTGTCGCGTCTTCCGCCTTGATTCTCGCTGTTTCGGGTGCTTCCATGATGGCGCTTCTACTTTTCTTGTGGTCACTGAGGAGTGTCTAG
- a CDS encoding putative signal peptide peptidase (previous protein_id=AAZ09546.1), producing the protein MMKGKSDIALQTDEALSIPLNGSVILFSVYVSLRFIPKEYFNILISFYLSLISVFALHMFVKGYIKPNIVTGLICVGTGCASFFAQNWIASNILAFSIAVTALERLPVNGFTTSFILLIGLFFYDIFWVFGSDVMLIVATSIDGPIKLVFPQTIFGDCSKKSLLGLGDIIVPGLFICQTLVFSKDYVKRGSLYFVTSMVAYTLSLVNTMAVMLIFQHGQPALLFIVPWLLVTFSAVAVYNGDVKAAWSFDILSVFTISSEESAPGDPHAEQEVSLSTFVCEAALDLFGFAKEDSAAESKTAESKEKKEA; encoded by the coding sequence ATGATGAAAGGGAAATCTGACATTGCACTCCAAACAGACGAGGCGCTGTCAATTCCTTTGAATGGCTCTGTCATTCTGTTCTCGGTGTACGTTTCCTTGCGCTTTATTCCGAAGGAATACTTCAACATCCTGATTTCCTTCTATCTTAGCTTGATTAGCGTCTTCGCTCTTCACATGTTCGTGAAAGGGTATATCAAGCCCAATATTGTCACCGGACTGATCTGCGTAGGAACCGGGTGCGCCAGCTTTTTTGCTCAGAACTGGATCGCAAGCAACATACTGGCCTTTTCTATCGCCGTCACAGCTCTTGAAAGGCTTCCTGTGAATGGGTTCACGACCTCTTTCATTCTGCTGATTGGCCTCTTCTTCTACGACATCTTCTGGGTATTTGGGTCGGACGTCATGCTGATCGTGGCGACCAGCATCGATGGACCAATAAAACTCGTGTTTCCTCAGACGATCTTTGGCGACTGCTCCAAGAAAAGCCTCCTTGGACTCGGTGACATCATTGTGCCTGGCCTTTTTATATGCCAAACACTGGTGTTCTCGAAGGACTATGTGAAGAGGGGAAGTCTGTACTTTGTCACGTCGATGGTCGCGTACACCCTGAGTCTTGTGAACACTATGGCTGTTATGCTGATTTTCCAACATGGCCAGCCAGCGCTCCTCTTCATTGTACCATGGCTTCTCGTCACATTCTCTGCTGTCGCTGTGTACAACGGGGATGTCAAGGCGGCATGGAGCTTTGATATTCTTAGTGTCTTCACAATCTCTTCAGAGGAGTCAGCGCCGGGTGACCCGCATGCAGAACAGGAGGTATCCCTCTCCACGTTTGTCTGCGAGGCTGCTTTGGACCTTTTCGGATTTGCAAAGGAGGATTCGGCGGCGGAGAGCAAGACGGCGGAGtcgaaggagaagaaggaggcgTAG
- a CDS encoding conserved hypothetical protein (previous protein_id=AAZ09547.1), with translation MLRNTLVRRANAQVAKSTAKVSSASTQRVAKRPPKVKYYMGIAYEGLRHVYHGFRLFFINTRLAWKYSRQLKKGVALTRRERLLLESSTKDLLRLVPFSFFIVVPFAELLLPVALKMFPGLIPSTFESESQGRNRLYGDAMKTLRARQRAMDYLSATALTTFDKEQQEVIRRAVMGDSIAPKDIRLVAPYFGHDGPFSVFKVPDNIVVGLGRTVGVYKWYHSLLPTRVLSPIMRRSIIRRYHEAREDDRLIRLEGLDGMNNDELVKANQTRGMRWTEGTETLRVQLEWWNSLAQDDSVPYNTLWWIKPTRYSIRKSMNNLPVEQRRQLLGIQNLPETVRASLETLCETVDTMSSISDEPNSADKLVEKIEKITSSAEKSDSDIGFEGLQEAVGAYLTEENVKRMFEKLSKKKLPEESVVVSDVIECIGQETHNSSHVVSTVFDAFDYGAGSKPITEKALLGIGARCRKAVRPPPAPKAAEEKPKSTSTEEKSIEAAPPGKR, from the coding sequence ATGCTGCGGAATACCCTTGTGCGCCGCGCCAATGCGCAGGTGGCGAAGTCGACAGCGAAGGTGTCTAGCGCGTCCACCCAGCGAGTCGCGAAGAGGCCACCAAAGGTGAAGTATTACATGGGTATCGCCTACGAGGGCCTGCGCCACGTGTATCATGGGTTTCGACTTTTCTTCATCAACACACGCTTGGCCTGGAAGTACTCGCGCCAGCTGAAGAAAGGTGTCGCTCTCACGAGACGCGAGCGACTTCTCTTGGAGAGCTCAACCAAGGATCTATTACGGCTGGTGCCGTTTAGCTTCTTCATTGTGGTTCCTTTTGCCGAGCTTCTTTTGCCGGTCGCATTAAAGATGTTTCCTGGGCTTATTCCGTCGACCTTCGAGTCGGAGTCCCAGGGGCGCAACCGCCTGTACGGTGACGCGATGAAGACACTGCGTGCTCGTCAGCGCGCGATGGACTACCTGTCTGCCACAGCGTTGACCACATTTGAcaaggagcagcaggaggtGATCCGACGTGCCGTTATGGGTGACTCAATCGCCCCCAAAGACATCCGTCTGGTGGCGCCGTACTTTGGCCATGATGGACCGTTTAGTGTCTTCAAAGTCCCGGACAACATCGTAGTTGGTCTCGGTCGGACTGTCGGGGTCTACAAATGGTATcactccctcctccccacacgCGTGTTGTCTCCTATTATGCGGCGCTCAATCATCCGCCGGTACCACGAGGCTCGCGAGGATGACCGGCTCATCCGCCTGGAGGGGCTTGACGGCATGAACAACGACGAGCTTGTCAAGGCCAACCAAACACGCGGCATGCGGTGGACAGAGGGAACTGAGACGCTCCGAGTACAGCTGGAGTGGTGGAACTCTCTGGCGCAGGATGACAGTGTCCCATACAACACGCTCTGGTGGATCAAGCCGACTCGATATAGCATTCGTAAGTCCATGAACAACTTGCCagtcgagcagcggcggcagctttTAGGTATCCAGAATCTGCCAGAGACGGTTCGTGCGAGTCTCGAAACGTTATGTGAGACTGTCGACACGATGTCTTCCATTAGCGACGAGCCAAACAGTGCAGACAAGCTTGTGGAGAAGATTGAAAAGATCACCTCTTCTGCTGAGAAGAGCGACTCTGACATTGGTTTCGAGGGTCTGCAGGAAGCCGTCGGGGCCTACCTGACGGAAGAAAACGTGAAGAGGATGTTCGAAAAGTTGAGCAAAAAGAAGCTTCCCGAGGAGAGCGTGGTGGTCTCGGATGTCATCGAGTGCATCGGCCAAGAGACGCACAACTCTAGCCACGTTGTGTCGACAGTGTTTGACGCGTTCGACTACGGCGCCGGCTCAAAGCCCATCACTGAGAAGGCTCTTTTGGGTATCGGCGCACGTTGCCGAAAGGCGGtgaggccgccgcccgcgccgaaggcagcagaggaaaaACCAAAGAGTACATCCACGGAAGAGAAGTCCATagaggcggcaccgcctggcaAGAGGTGA